The following proteins come from a genomic window of Pangasianodon hypophthalmus isolate fPanHyp1 chromosome 24, fPanHyp1.pri, whole genome shotgun sequence:
- the snrnp27 gene encoding U4/U6.U5 small nuclear ribonucleoprotein 27 kDa protein, with protein MGRSRSRSPPRRERRRSRSSSRDRERRRRERERERERSRSRSRDRDRDRDRDRRRSRSRSPHRRRSRSPRRHRSSSPSPLRQKDRREEERKEVKEKPVKVHQISAEDMQGKTEEEIEMMKLMGFGSFDTTKGKKVDGSVNAYATNVTQKRKYRQYMNRKGGFNRPLDFIA; from the exons ATGGGGCGAAGCAGGAGCAGATCACCTCCACGACGAG AGAGACGCCGCTCGCGCTCGTCTTCCCGGGACCGCGAGCGCAGGcgcagggagagggagagagaacggGAACGCTCGCGCTCGCGGTCTCGAGACCGGGACCGAGACCGAGACCGGGACCGGCGTAGGAGCCGCTCGCGCTCACCGCACAGGAGACGGTCCAG GTCTCCACGGCGACACCGTTCGTCCTCGCCGTCGCCGCTCAGGCAGAAGGACAGACGAGAGGAGGAGCGGAAGGAGGTGAAGGAGAAGCCTGTGAAGGTCCATCAGATATCAG cggAGGACATGCAGGGGAAGACAGAGGAGGAGATTgagatgatgaagctgatggGCTTCGGTTCCTTCGACACCACGAAG GGTAAGAAGGTGGACGGTTCTGTTAACGCGTACGCCACCAAcgtcactcagaagaggaagTACAG gCAATACATGAACAGGAAAGGTGGCTTCAACAGACCTCTGGACTTCATCGCTTGA